From one Felis catus isolate Fca126 chromosome E2, F.catus_Fca126_mat1.0, whole genome shotgun sequence genomic stretch:
- the ORC6 gene encoding origin recognition complex subunit 6 isoform X2, with amino-acid sequence MESGLIRRLAPRLGIAEPDVLRKAEEYLRLSQVNCNGLSAHTTETSNAVMCLDLAASCMKCPLDRVYLIKLSGLNKKMYQSRLKSFECLLGLNSNIGIRDLAVQFSCTEAVNMASKILQRVLKLKVDKNKMVATSGVKKAIFDRLCKQLEKIGQQADREAGDSATPPQKKKKTMVEPPAKETEKVVDRPHKLQKDEDLTQDYEEWKRKILENAAKAQKVIAE; translated from the exons ATGGAATCGGGGCTGATCCGGCGTTTAGCACCGCGCTTGGGTATCGCCGAGCCAGATGTGCTAAG GAAAGCAGAGGAGTACTTGCGACTGTCCCAGGTGAACTGTAATGGCCTGTCTGCACATACCACAGAAACCAGCAATGCAGTCATGTGCCTGGATCTTGCAGCTTCCTGTATGAAGTGCCCCTTGGACAGG gtttatttaattAAACTTTCTGGTTTGAACAAGAAGATGTATCAGAGCCGTCTTAAATCTTTTGAGTGTTTACTGGGCCTGAATTCAAATATTGGAATAAGAGACCTAGCTGTACAATTTAGCTGTACAGAAGCAGTGAACATGGCTTCAAAGATATTGCAAAG GGTGTTAAAGCTAAAggtggataaaaataaaatggtagccACATCTGGTGTGAAAAAAGCCATATTTGATCGACTGTGTAAACAATTAGAGAAGATTGGGCAGCAGGCTGACA GAGAAGCTGGAGATTCAGCTACTCcaccacagaagaaaaagaagacaatggTTGAACCTCCAGCAAAAG aaacagagaaggtAGTAGACAGACCACATAAACTGCAGAAAGATGAAGATCTGACACAGGATTATgaagaatggaaaaggaaaattttggaaaatgctgCCAAAGCACAAAAGGTTATAGCAGAGTGA
- the ORC6 gene encoding origin recognition complex subunit 6 isoform X1, producing the protein MESGLIRRLAPRLGIAEPDVLRKAEEYLRLSQVNCNGLSAHTTETSNAVMCLDLAASCMKCPLDRVYLIKLSGLNKKMYQSRLKSFECLLGLNSNIGIRDLAVQFSCTEAVNMASKILQSYESSLPQTQQLDLDLSRPLFTTAALLSACKVLKLKVDKNKMVATSGVKKAIFDRLCKQLEKIGQQADREAGDSATPPQKKKKTMVEPPAKETEKVVDRPHKLQKDEDLTQDYEEWKRKILENAAKAQKVIAE; encoded by the exons ATGGAATCGGGGCTGATCCGGCGTTTAGCACCGCGCTTGGGTATCGCCGAGCCAGATGTGCTAAG GAAAGCAGAGGAGTACTTGCGACTGTCCCAGGTGAACTGTAATGGCCTGTCTGCACATACCACAGAAACCAGCAATGCAGTCATGTGCCTGGATCTTGCAGCTTCCTGTATGAAGTGCCCCTTGGACAGG gtttatttaattAAACTTTCTGGTTTGAACAAGAAGATGTATCAGAGCCGTCTTAAATCTTTTGAGTGTTTACTGGGCCTGAATTCAAATATTGGAATAAGAGACCTAGCTGTACAATTTAGCTGTACAGAAGCAGTGAACATGGCTTCAAAGATATTGCAAAG CTATGAGTCCAGTCTTCCACAAACACAGCAGTTGGATCTCGACTTATCCAGGCCACTTTTCACCACTGCTGCACTACTTTCAGCATGCAA GGTGTTAAAGCTAAAggtggataaaaataaaatggtagccACATCTGGTGTGAAAAAAGCCATATTTGATCGACTGTGTAAACAATTAGAGAAGATTGGGCAGCAGGCTGACA GAGAAGCTGGAGATTCAGCTACTCcaccacagaagaaaaagaagacaatggTTGAACCTCCAGCAAAAG aaacagagaaggtAGTAGACAGACCACATAAACTGCAGAAAGATGAAGATCTGACACAGGATTATgaagaatggaaaaggaaaattttggaaaatgctgCCAAAGCACAAAAGGTTATAGCAGAGTGA
- the ORC6 gene encoding origin recognition complex subunit 6 isoform X3: MCLDLAASCMKCPLDRVYLIKLSGLNKKMYQSRLKSFECLLGLNSNIGIRDLAVQFSCTEAVNMASKILQSYESSLPQTQQLDLDLSRPLFTTAALLSACKVLKLKVDKNKMVATSGVKKAIFDRLCKQLEKIGQQADREAGDSATPPQKKKKTMVEPPAKETEKVVDRPHKLQKDEDLTQDYEEWKRKILENAAKAQKVIAE, encoded by the exons ATGTGCCTGGATCTTGCAGCTTCCTGTATGAAGTGCCCCTTGGACAGG gtttatttaattAAACTTTCTGGTTTGAACAAGAAGATGTATCAGAGCCGTCTTAAATCTTTTGAGTGTTTACTGGGCCTGAATTCAAATATTGGAATAAGAGACCTAGCTGTACAATTTAGCTGTACAGAAGCAGTGAACATGGCTTCAAAGATATTGCAAAG CTATGAGTCCAGTCTTCCACAAACACAGCAGTTGGATCTCGACTTATCCAGGCCACTTTTCACCACTGCTGCACTACTTTCAGCATGCAA GGTGTTAAAGCTAAAggtggataaaaataaaatggtagccACATCTGGTGTGAAAAAAGCCATATTTGATCGACTGTGTAAACAATTAGAGAAGATTGGGCAGCAGGCTGACA GAGAAGCTGGAGATTCAGCTACTCcaccacagaagaaaaagaagacaatggTTGAACCTCCAGCAAAAG aaacagagaaggtAGTAGACAGACCACATAAACTGCAGAAAGATGAAGATCTGACACAGGATTATgaagaatggaaaaggaaaattttggaaaatgctgCCAAAGCACAAAAGGTTATAGCAGAGTGA